TATCCTTAGTTTGGCAAATTTAAGTAAAAGCTGCTTTTGTCCAAGCTCCTTAAAGAATATAGTTGCTTTTATATCCGGTTTTTTTCCATCCAAATTTATCACCTTACCAAAACCAAAACGTTCATGTTCAACTTCCATGCCTACTTGTAAATCAGAGGTATCACTTGGAGCAAAACCTTCGGTTGGCGTATGAGCTTTAGCCAATAACTGAGTGGTTTTAGGTTTAGAAGAAATTTTCGGTTTGGCCGCAAATTCTGTAAATCCTCTTCGTTCATCCCCGAAATCAATATAAGGATTTTGTTCTTTTTGCTGCTTTGCCGGATTGAAATCCAGATCGAGGAATTTTGGATCAACTTCATCCAAAAATCTGCTTGGTTCAGAATTCTGCAGTGTGCCAAATTTGAAACGACTGGTGGCATAAGTTAAGGTCAGTTTTTTTTCAGCACGTGTGGTAGCCACATAAAACAAACGACGCTCTTCTTCCAAATCCTGACGTGAGTTTAGGGACATTTGAGAAGGGAATAAATTCTCCTCTAATCCAACAATATACACATGAGAGAATTCCAAACCCTTTGAAGAGTGTATGGTCATCAACGACACTGTATTTTTATCTTCTTCTTCCTGCTTTTCATCACCGGTAAGAAGGGCAACATCCATCAAAAACTGGCTGATACTACGGTCTTCTATATCTTCACGTTCACTAAACTCTTTAATACCGTTTAGTAATTCCTGAATGTTTTCATAACGGCTAAGCCCTTCAATTGACTTGTCAGCATGCAATTCACGCAAAATGCCTGATTGCTTTGCAATATGTTCTGCAACATCATAAGCACTGTTGCTTTTGGCAAGTGCTTGAAAACTGCGAATCATGGTGGCAAAATTCATGACGTTTTCCACCCCACGACCGCTTATGTATAAATGAATATTTGATACAATTTCCCACAATGGCAGGTTTTTCTCATCTGCCAAAACGATAATTTTATCCAAACTGGTTTTGCCAATACCACGTACAGGATAATTGATCACACGTTTTAAGGCTTCCTCGTCATTAGGATTAATGGTTAACCTGAAGTAGGCAATCAGATCCTTAATTTCTTTACGCTGATAAAATGACATACCTCCGTAAATCTTATACGGAAGATTTAGCTTACGTAAAGCTTCCTCGAGAGAACGCGACTGAGCATTTGTACGATACAGAATTGCAAAGTCGTGAAAGTTAAGTCCTTTAAGACTTCGTTCCTGAGCTATTGATTCAGCTACAATTTTGCCTTCTTCATTGTCGCTAAAAGCTCTGATTACTTTAATTTTTTCTCCGGTTTCATTTTCAGAGAAAACATTCTTTTCGAGCTGATTTTTATTGTTTTTGATGATGCTATTGGCAACTTGAACAATATTTTGGGTAGAGCGATAATTCTGTTCCAGCTTAAATATATTCAGTTCGGGATAATCCTTTTCAAAGTTGAGAATGTTCTCAATATTGGCCCCGCGAAAGGCATAAATACTTTGAGCATCATCTCCTACAACGCAAATATTACGATTTACTGCAGCCAGTTTTTTTACAATAATATATTGTGAAAAGTTAGTATCCTGATACTCATCAACCATCACATATTTGAATTTATGCTGGTATTTGTTCAGTATATCAGGGTATTGCTTTAATAGGATATTGGTTTTGAAAAGCAAGTCATCAAAATCCATTGCTCCGGCTTTATAACAACGCTGGGCATAAATCTCATAAAGCTCTGCCATTTTACTTCTGCCCGAAGAGAAATCATCAGCTTGTATTTGCTCATTCTTTTTGTATTCAGCAACCGAAATTAGATTGTTCTTTGCAGAGGAGATTCTGTTTAAAACGAAGTTTACATTGTACAGCTTATCATCAAGCTGTTGTTCCTTAATGATGGTTCGTAATAAGCTTTTGCTATCGTCCGTATCGTAAATGGTGAAATTGCTCGGATAACCTAGTTTATCGGCTTCAACACGTAAGATACGGGCAAAAATGGAGTGAAAAGTACCCATCCAGATATTGCGTGCATCGGGGCCTACAATGGCTGAAATACGCTCACGCATTTCACGAGCAGCTTTATTAGTAAACGTTAAGGCTAAAATATTAAACGGATCAACCCCTTTATTAATTAAGTGGGCAATGCGATATGTAATTACACGAGTTTTTCCAGAGCCCGCTCCGGCAATAATCATCAATGGGCCTTCAGTGCATTCAACAGCACTTCTTTGCGTAGGATTTAATTTATCTAAATAACTCAATTGAACTCCCCAATTTTAAAAGCCTGCTAAGTTAAGCAAACTTATTGAAGTAAGAGGAAAAACAGGATGTTTAAGGTAGCGTTTCCTGATTAGCGTTTACGGGCCTCGGCTTCTTCTTTAAGACCATAATCGCTGGTAATCCAAATTACCACTCTTCTGTTCTTAGCTCGGCCAGTTTCAGTCTCGTTTGATGCAATAGGTTGCGTATCTCCAACCCCATAAGCGTTTAATCTTTCTGGAGCAATATCATGGGCAATAAGGTATTTTCTAACCTCGTCTGCTCTTTTATAAGATAATGAAATGTTGTATGCATCATCTCCCGAATTATCTGTATGACCTTGTATTATGTTGTATGTTTTAGCGTATTTTTTAAGAATAGCCACCAATCGGTTTACGGAAGATTCAGCCTCTGGACGTAATTCATATTTGTTAAGATCAAAAAATACTTCATTCACGAAAGTTATTTTAATTGAATCACCAACTCTTTCAACTTTACTGTCCTTTACATAGCGTTGAATTTCAAACGCTTGTTTGTCCATGTATTTCTTGATGTAGGTGCTGGAACTTGCAGTTTTGGCTTTTTGGGTAGAATTACAAGAATGGAGGCCAAAGCATAGTATCCCCACAATCGGAATACATAACAACAAGAAGCTGCGCTTTGGTATGTTTTTCATCATAAACAATTAATAAACAGATCGATTTTATAACAAACCTACACGATTTAAGCGAAATAGCAAGTAGTTGTGCAAAAAAGTTGTTATGGTAAAAATAAATACTTTTTAGTTAAAATTAATTAATATTAGTTAGTATCTTGACTCGTTTTACCTTAAGTAAATCAATTTTAGCTTATGTTCGAAAAAATTACAAACAAGCCGTTTCATATTTCTATATTTCTTTCTTCCTTTGTCCCCAAATTCTAATTTCATGGATACCATCAA
Above is a window of Solitalea lacus DNA encoding:
- a CDS encoding ATP-dependent helicase gives rise to the protein MSYLDKLNPTQRSAVECTEGPLMIIAGAGSGKTRVITYRIAHLINKGVDPFNILALTFTNKAAREMRERISAIVGPDARNIWMGTFHSIFARILRVEADKLGYPSNFTIYDTDDSKSLLRTIIKEQQLDDKLYNVNFVLNRISSAKNNLISVAEYKKNEQIQADDFSSGRSKMAELYEIYAQRCYKAGAMDFDDLLFKTNILLKQYPDILNKYQHKFKYVMVDEYQDTNFSQYIIVKKLAAVNRNICVVGDDAQSIYAFRGANIENILNFEKDYPELNIFKLEQNYRSTQNIVQVANSIIKNNKNQLEKNVFSENETGEKIKVIRAFSDNEEGKIVAESIAQERSLKGLNFHDFAILYRTNAQSRSLEEALRKLNLPYKIYGGMSFYQRKEIKDLIAYFRLTINPNDEEALKRVINYPVRGIGKTSLDKIIVLADEKNLPLWEIVSNIHLYISGRGVENVMNFATMIRSFQALAKSNSAYDVAEHIAKQSGILRELHADKSIEGLSRYENIQELLNGIKEFSEREDIEDRSISQFLMDVALLTGDEKQEEEDKNTVSLMTIHSSKGLEFSHVYIVGLEENLFPSQMSLNSRQDLEEERRLFYVATTRAEKKLTLTYATSRFKFGTLQNSEPSRFLDEVDPKFLDLDFNPAKQQKEQNPYIDFGDERRGFTEFAAKPKISSKPKTTQLLAKAHTPTEGFAPSDTSDLQVGMEVEHERFGFGKVINLDGKKPDIKATIFFKELGQKQLLLKFAKLRIVE
- a CDS encoding OmpA family protein, with product MMKNIPKRSFLLLCIPIVGILCFGLHSCNSTQKAKTASSSTYIKKYMDKQAFEIQRYVKDSKVERVGDSIKITFVNEVFFDLNKYELRPEAESSVNRLVAILKKYAKTYNIIQGHTDNSGDDAYNISLSYKRADEVRKYLIAHDIAPERLNAYGVGDTQPIASNETETGRAKNRRVVIWITSDYGLKEEAEARKR